The genomic stretch tgtgtgaaataataggggttgacatgattttttaaaaatgactactcctgcctctgtcccccatacacacaacATCTGTAGGGTCCCTCAGTCAACtattgaatttcaaacagatacaactacaaagaccagggagctttgcgaaagcctcataaagaaaggcagtgattggtagatgggtaacaacaaCAAATCAAATATTGAATACCTatttaagcatggtcaagttaataatgatgccgtggatgatgtattaaaccacccacaCACAAAGttgtccttctgaactgagctgcaggacaggaaggaaactgtTCAGGGATGGCAACATTGAGGCCATTGGTAATTTcaaaacagctacagagttcaatggtcgtgatgggagaaaactgaggatggatcaacaacatggtagtgactccacaataatgacctaaatgacagagtaaaaataatacaaatatacagaataaaGATATTCTAAAACAGGGCATATGTATGCAGCAAGGCAGTAAAGTAATCAGTGATGTGCAGGTTTAAGGTCATTAACTATTGTGTCTACACACCAtactttgcaaataaattcattaaaaaatcctacaatgtgatttttctggatgtttttctcattttgtctgtcatagttgaagtgtacctatgatggaaattacaggcctctcatctttttaagtgggagaacttgcacaattggtggctgactaaatacttttttgccccactgtatctaactatagacactttgactaacaaatagcctatTAAAATGAtggaaattataagcagaaacatagtcacgtctactcctgctcctcccctccggtGTTCGATGTCGTCGGTTTACTAACTACCGGTCCTGGCtgcccatcattatgcacacctgggcCTCATCATCAGTTACACCTGGGCCTCATCATCAGTTACACCTGGGCCTCATCATCAGTTACACCTGGGCCTCATCATCAGTTACACCTGGGCCTCATCATCAGTTACACCTGGGCCTCATCATCAGTTACACCTGGGCCTCATCATCAGTTACACCTGGGCCTCATCATCAGTTACACCTGGGCCTCATCATCAGTTACACCTGGGCCTCATCATCAGTTACACCTGGGCCTCATCAGTTACACCTGGGCCTCATCATCAGTTACACCTGGGCGTCATCAGTTACACCTGGGCCTCATCATCAGTTACACCTGGGCCTCATCATCAGTTACACCTGGGCCTCATCATCAGTTACACCTGGGCCTCATCATCAGTTACATATGGGCCTCATCAGTTACACCTGGGCCTCATCATCAGTTACACCTGGGCCTCATCATCAGTTACACCTGGGCCTCATCATCAGTTACACCTGGGCCTCATCATCAGTTACACCTGGGCCTCATCATCAGTTACACCTGGGCCTCATCATCAGTTACACCTGGGCCTCATCATCAGTTACACCTGGGCCTCATCAGTTACACCTGGGCCTCATCATCAGTTACACCTGGGCCTCATCATCAGTTACACCTGGGCTCTACCACCTTCCTGATTACTCCCCATATATATTGGCCTCTGTTGTTATTTCCCATCAggcgttattgactctgtttccaTGTCCCGACACTACtcctgtttttgtattgttcacATTCTATTAATCTCTCcccctgcttcctgactcccagcgtCTATGTTACAGATTAACACCTCAATATTACGGAAGCAGCAGTTGATCAAGGCTTCTTTCAGATGGTTAGCGAACAGGGAAACCTATACTTATACtgtacttatctaatcaaggtatTCTAGTGTTTTAGTTGTCATGAATCTAAACATTTACAatgtttcttccactttgactttACAGAGGATTTTGTGTCGATCGTTGACAAAAGAAAATACGATTTAAATacatttcaatcccactttgtaacgcaacaaaaCAAACATGTCAAGGAGGTGTAGGCATtgtagaccacatggagaattaaATCATGCTGAAATTCCCTCCGTCAATCCTGTGTCACTTCTAGAAAGATTTCAACCCACTTGATCTAAACATTTCTCAAtgtttcaccatcattgtaaaggcATTAGTtattgttgctttgacaaagtcatttctgaagatgatGATTGATTTAATGTGATTCATTCAGTGTCCCTCGTTTTAAGGTCAACACTGTGATGTGAACTGAACTCTCAATGTAATATGTTACTTCCTGCTTTTATATCTTTTTAAAAGAAACACTGGTCAAATCAAGAgcgctggttctactctttttggtcattttctggtgttttgtggtgggaaAATAAGGTGGGTCGAGCAAAACACATCAACGTTGTTACCAATGTTTTAGTCATTAAATGTTTTGGGGAAATAtgcattcaattgccactccctgttgcacacaagctTCTATTTCCCAGGTCACAAGGACATTTATGGATGATTTTAAAATGCAATCATCAACCCTGGTACGGTCAACCATAGtcacttgtttttttttatgaAGTTGAATATGTGCTTTTAATGACAGAATGTTACAATTTGTTgaaattattattctttttttaccAAGTTACACTTTTCAAAAGGCACATAATTTGTGGAACAACCCAGATGCCTTGCCCTGAATAAGGTTGTGAGATTAAGGGTGGAATGCTGTGTGATTTGATTAACAGGTGTCTGACCTGCTGACCctttaacccctgacctctaacctttgTGTGTTGTTTCAGGGACACATCTGGCCAGGGGCGCTTCTGCACCATCTTCCGCTCCTACTCCAGAGgagcacaggtgtgtgtgtgtgtgtgtgtgattgtgtttgagtgtgtgcacCTTTGCCAAAAAAAGAGTGTGTTTAGCATTTTTCAGTATTTTGTTTGATTAATGGGTCAGTCTACACAATCAGAAAACAAATACCATGGTGTTTACAGTAGGGGAATGCTGCACAGTAAATGTACAGTAAatgtataaaacatgttttaCTGCACACTAAATCCTCatgtataaaacatgttttaCTGCACAGTAAATCCTCatgtataaaacatgttttaCTGCACAGTAAATCCTCAAGTATAAAACATAAAATCTTGGTTTTGCGAAAACCTCACTCAAAGGACAGATTTAATCTCTGAGGAAAGAAATATCTTGAGAATGTCAATATAATGAACATAGCAGCCTGTTCTGAAAATGTTTTAGGATCACCACCACAGATGACCTGTAAAAACGGCGCTGAAGCCTATACATGTATAAGCCTACGGGCTGTGCTAATATTATAGAATAGAGACATGGGAGTTGTTTGTACATGCTTTCAAATCCATCTGTATATCAGCAACATCACTATTGACCCTGGCATCTTTTCCTGTGGAAACGTCACAGaatgggtgggtgggggtgggcCTGTTCAAAAACAACAGTTGAATGATAAATTGTTAGTGGATCCAGTCCTTTTACCATGTAGGAAGTTAATTTAGTTCGACCACGTCATTGATGTGCTACTACTGAATCATACTGGCTTTACCCAATCCTGAACCACTGCTGATCAGCTACGGAGAATTCTCACCTCCCAGGCGATGAATGAAAATTACTTTCTGAATAAAGTTTTTtcgttgtttaaaaaaatatatatatatattactaatCTGCCCGTTACCAACCATAGACTGGCTGTTACCATGGTGACAATGACATCCCCTGCCATAGCGAGGCAGAAGGATGTGCTTCTTGAACATTGTGTACACACCATAAATATAGTCATCAGAGatcaactctgtgtgtgtgtgcgtgtgtgcgtgtgtgtgtgtgtgtgtgtgtgtgggcgggcGGGTCGGTCAGGTCACAACAAATAGAAGTCACACACACAAGTCTCTAACAGTTCTATAGAATGCATGCTGATGGAGAATTGGCTTGAATCCTCAGTGTTAGTTGCTGGTGCCACCAGTGACAGTCAAACATAATAGCAGATGGACCGACTACTCTAGCTCATTGCATTCATACTGTAATGTGCATTTCCCTTTTTACAGTTTACACTCTTCCCCCATTAACGGAATAGCATGCTTAATTTTCTCTGACCTCAATTTAATTTAAGTAGCCTACTGTACACAATGTTACATATTATAGTGTGCATCTCCCCTTAGAGAGAGTTTTAGAGTGCGTGCAAGATACCATTTTATTCTTGTGTtatgtctctctatttctctctctctctctctctctctctctctctctctctctctctctctctctctctctctctctctctctctctctctctctctctctctcagggtgtgatcttggtctatgacatcaccaacCGATGGTCCTTTGATGGTATTGACAGATGGATAAAGGAGATAGATGAGGTAAGAGACATCAATCAATCGCCTCCACCGAGTAGGCAAACCACTTCTGTGTccaaaaatggcaccctattccccaaagggttccggtcaaaagtagtgcactttaaagggaaCATGGCGCTATTTGAGGCACTCTCACTGTATCGCTCTATTGCGCCATGATGTAAGACACATTGCTCAATATCTGCTTGTGAGCATGACTAAACCTTCTCAGAACTCCATCCCACGCCTCTCGCCTCTGCTCCGAAACAACTCACCCACACTCAACTAGCCACACACAGAGTTAGACTTCCAAGATGGTCCATGTTTAGTCAATAATACTATTCAACTTCAATGAAAATCACATATGGTAGAATACTCAACGATTTGATTCTTGAAAAGCTTCATGCCCCCCCTTATATTGCCACATTTATTTTAGTGAATACAGGGAGGAATGCTATgcaacacacacgcgcacacacacacacactcttatccATCCCGGTGTACTAACAGAATCTGTGCCTCACCACTTTCTGTTTCCCTTCCTGTCTACCCAGCATGCACCAGGTGTTCCCAAGATCCTGGTGGGTAACCGGTTACACCTGGCCTACAAGCGTCAGGTGACCACGGAGCAGGCCCAGCTGTACGCTGAGAGGTTAGGGGTAACCTTCTTCGAGGTCAGCCCGCTGTGCAACTTCAACATCACAGAGTCCTTCACAGAGCTGGCCAGGATTGTCCTGATGAGGCACGGTATGGAGAGACTCTGGAGACCCAACAAAGGTGAGTGAGGCAGTGAACACTGAGCCTAGAGcaacttctctgtctctctctctctgtgtctctctctctctctgtgtctctctctctctctctctctctctgtctctctctctctctgtgtctctctctctctctgtgtctctctctctctatgtctctctctctctctctctatgtctctctctctctctctctatgtctctctgtgtctctctgtgtctctctctctctctgtgtctctctctctctctgtgtctctctctctctctgtctctctctctctctctgtgtctctctctctctgtgtgtctctctctctctctgtgtctctctctctctctgtgtctctctctctctctgtgtctctctctctctctgtgtctctctctctctctgtgtctctctctctctctgtgtctctctctctctctctctctctgtgtctctctctctctctctgtctctctctctctctctctctctctctctctctctctctctgtgtctctgtctctctctctctgtgtctctctctctctctctctctctctctgtctctgtctctctctctctgtgtctctgtctctctctctctctctgtgtctctctctctctctctctctctctctgtgtgtctctctctctctctctgtgtctctctctctctgtgtctctctctctctggctctttctttgtctctatttttctctatttttctctctctccctctacctctgcctctgcctctgcctctgtctctctttaacCCAACAGTGCCCTCTCATGGTGTATTATTGCTATTTGTGAAATGTTAaatattttctctctcccttgctctctctctcctccccttctctgtctTTCTTAGTGTTGAGTCTCCAGGACCTGTGCTGTCGTTCCATCGTGTCTTGCACCCCTGTCCACCTGGTTGACAAGCTTCCTCTCCCCCTGGCCCTCAAGTCCCACCTCAAGTCTTTCTCCATGGCCAACGGCCTCAATGCCCGCATGATGCACGGAAGTTCCTACTctgtcaccaccaccaacaccactcaCATCGCCACCAAGAGGACCGGAGGCCAGctgctaaaaaataaaaaatgtatccgCCCTCAGCAGCTCAGCCCGGCGGCCGCACAGAGCTGCACCGGCAACAGCTGCAAGATCTCCTAGCAACCGGGCGAAACAGGAATAGGAAGTCCTTGGGACAGTATGTTGTCATCAAAGGAACAGGAAATTGGTGTTGTTCACTACTGCAGCTCATCTAGGCTCACCAAGAGCCAGCCACATGAGCTTCAAGGTTGTTGTCAATGAGGGGTGACCCCTCACAGCCCCCCATAACCCCACAGACCAGGAAGTCACAGGGACTGGATGTTCTAGGCCTCCAGACCCACAAGAGTCCCACCTGAGCTCCATGGTGGAACGAAGATGTGGAAGGAACCTGCCATGTTCAGAGGCTGTGGATTGACACTACTGGTCACTAGCATTGGACCCAAAAATATGTTTTGACAACCGATCGTGTCTGAGCCATATGACTGTATAGTGCGTAATATGATTCCATGAATACAGTATGTCAACATATGAACTATATAGTACGATGTGTACACTATTTGTGGATGATCTGTGGTTATTTTTGCTCTGTTGCCTCACCCAATGACACAAAGCATTCAAATGAGTTTCACACCTGTGGTCTAATTTCACAATGAAAGAAAAGTGGACTGGTATTATAAATGGTATACTATATCGTTGCCTTTTAAACAAAATGCTGGacagcctttttaaaatctggcTACTGGTTTTACACACCGTTACTTTTTACAGTAAAATACTATTTTTGCCGACGTCGTCTGGAATTTCAAGTCGGCAATTCTTTGGAGAAACCATTTGTATAATGAATTTGTATGATATGTACAGTTATGACAATGTTGTTTGATACTGTTTGATGTTGGGTTTGTAGGTGTTTCACAGTGACACAGATGATGctattaagcaataaggccctagggggtgtggtatatggccaatataccacagctaagggctgttcttaggcacgatgcAATCCGGCCATATATCActaacccccaaggtgccttactgcaattataaactgtttaccaatgtaattagagcagtaaaagtAAATGTTTTATCATACTTTTGGTATACGGTCTataataaactgggtggttcgagccctgaattctgattggctgaaagctgtggtatatcagaccttataccacaggtatgacaaaacatttatttttactgttctaattacgttggtaagcAGTTTATATTAGCAGTAAGGCACCTCCTGGGGTTTGtggcatatggccaatataccactgaTAAGGGTTGTGTCCAGACACTCCGCGTTGTGTCGTGCTTAAGAACTGCCCTtaggtatattggtcatataacacacctcctcgggccttattgcttaaaaatACCAcaactttcagccaatcagcattcagggctggaaccaGCCAGTTTATAATTTCAGATAGATAGTGACAACACCAAAGACACAGCAGATGTAGTGAGGACGTCACTGAATGAACAAGCTGTTTTGTACAGTAAATATTACCGCTACAATACATTTCACAAACAGGAACTGTCTTTTTTGCTAAGATAATAATTGATTGGATTTATACAGCGTTTTTCCACATGCTCAAAGCGCTGTACAGTGGGGTGGAAAAGATGGGTAACTGGGTAGACAGACGTCACCAGGGATACAACGCTGCAGTCAGAGAGAAAACAGATCTCATATTTATTGAGGTaacggtttgtgtgtgtgtgtgtgtgtgtgtgtgtgtgtgtgtgtgtgtgtgtgtgtgtgtgtgtgtgtgtgtgtgtgtctgcagtaaAGGAGAGACATCCATGAACAGATTTCATAACAGAACAGGGGAATGTGATAAGGATAAACCTATTGAAACACATGATGAAAGTAagtataaaacatattttggggGGTATGACTTCACTAGACATGGAAAATAGGAACCAAAAACTCTTAACTTGGACACACAACTGGAAGGGAACGGAAGAATTGCTTGACGGGATTTAAATACAAAAGAAAGGTGTGTATAAACTGTAGTGTAACTGTCTTACACTGTAACTGTTTCTAAATGAAGTGTCACAGGCTCAGCCATGGAGCCATGGAACAAGAACTGTAACTTCATTGGAAAAACACACAGCTTTTCAAATCCATCAGAAAAGCAGAGAAATGTACCCTTGGAAAGCTTTCCTGATAGTTTTAGTCTTGTCTGCACGCTGTCTCTGGTTATGTGTTCTTCAATGAGAGTGTCAACAAGAGGATCAGTATTTGGAAAGTCCTCATAGCAAAGAGTCCACACTGAAGATGTGTTAACACCTGTATAAACCCCAGGCTAACACGATGCTATTATCAGGTTCTGATAAGCTCTTACTGTAGTTTACTATAACAGTATGTGTAGCTTTTTACTGATAATGGCAGAGACTTGTAAATGAAAAAAACAAATGTGTTGTATTTCAATGCTTATCTAGACCACCTGGGGGGCAACCTGACAGCCCTAGAGGTGTTGGAAGGGTGACCCCCCTGACAGTCATGCCTCCATAAGAGGAACTTCAAAAGACTGGGGCTCCTGTATCTCCTGGACCAGAAACACTGTGAGTTACCCCAGCACCTGTGTCAATCTGCGTAACATAATAAAATAATTATTTAAGAAATCCccatcagtttaaactagagatatctgggtttttttgcatgggctgcgactcaatccaccacatcctccTATGTCGgccatctgtggtggaaggtggctgagctacagtggTGTTCGTCAGACCTCACGAAAACCTCTAGCATCTGGACGGTTTGGCCTAAAAACTATTATGGAGaggggagactctcacgaacacgatggtgttctccgtttcgCTCTACGACCCCAACAAATGTCAAGGGACTCGTCTGGAGTCAGTAACGCTGATgcgccaacttctgtctgtagcttccGAACACGGTGGTTTTGCTCCACAAGTGTCACacaggactcatctgaaggtaacccacaCAAATGAAtagaagtatggaggtagttttttGCCATCACAAATAAGGGGATAAatacaatgaacaaaaatataaactcaacatgcaaaaatgtctacgattttactgagttacagtttatataaggaaatatATTCATTAAGcgctaatctattgatttcacatgccTGGGAGTAGAGATATGCATCtgctggtcacagatacctttaaaaatggtggatcagaaaaccagcaaaaaagtattgtcagccatcaattgtgcaagttctccaacttaaaaagatgaaagaggcctgtaattttcatcataggtacacttcaactatgacagacaaaatgagaaaaaaaatccagaaaatcacattgtatgacttttaatgaatttattttcaaattatggtggaaaataagtatttgctgTGCTCTGGTGGACAATGGAGGAATACTCAACAGCTCTGGGATGGGGAACGTTATAGATGCATGTGACTCTGTGTTTAGGTGAGGTGTGCTCACACAAAGATTGTACTTTGAGTAGGATTGTTGAACTTTGTGATCTTGTGAGGGGCATTTCTCATAAAGCTGATGTAAATGTCAAATGGTTTTAATCTGGTTAGGCCCTTGAAACTGATTCAGGATCAGCTCTCAGCTCCCAGGTCTGACAATACCCATCAGTTAGCTAAACAATAATCTGACCCTGAACCAGTTGGTAACTAAAAAAAATCAACCTTTAGACCTGTTGGCAactaaacatacatgtatctccTTTAGGATGACTGGGGCTGTCACTGCTGGTTTGAACACGACGTTGGAAACAGAACATCCGTCTGCGTCCACACATCCTTCTCCATCGTCACTGGGCAGTCTGAAGAAACAAGGCTTCAGACAGCTACCCCACAACAAGATGTGTAACAATGGCTGTCtaccaaacagcaccctattccctatacagtccactacttttaaccagggcccataggggatatTAAGGggacagggtgtcatttgggacgcacagtgcttgacttggactgaaatcgGAGTCTGTACTTATTTTTGGTGCCGGTACTGTTTTATATTTAGGGGCAAGGAGCACCACAATACTTCtgagctaatattctatgagGAACAGGAACTCAACCCAACTCAAGCGCTGGACATAGACAGTGACAACAGCAGTAAATCTTCTGAATCATCCAGTGATTTTTACATGAGGATACCCCCTCGGCTACACAAGAGATCATTTATCTCAATGGGACATAATGGTTTAGTTAAAGGTTAGATAAGAGAACAAAAATCACTTCACCCTTTAACATGGAATCCTCATTCCATCTTTTTTATCTGTATGTTCTGATCCCAGAAGGCTCAATATACTGTAACCTCCTAGAGTCACTGATGAAGA from Oncorhynchus keta strain PuntledgeMale-10-30-2019 chromosome 24, Oket_V2, whole genome shotgun sequence encodes the following:
- the LOC118402716 gene encoding ras-related protein Rab-40B-like — translated: MNHRTSPAKAYDFLLKFLLVGDSDVGKGEILASLEDGASESPYGYNMGIDYKTTTILLDGRRVKLQLWDTSGQGRFCTIFRSYSRGAQGVILVYDITNRWSFDGIDRWIKEIDEHAPGVPKILVGNRLHLAYKRQVTTEQAQLYAERLGVTFFEVSPLCNFNITESFTELARIVLMRHGMERLWRPNKVLSLQDLCCRSIVSCTPVHLVDKLPLPLALKSHLKSFSMANGLNARMMHGSSYSVTTTNTTHIATKRTGGQLLKNKKCIRPQQLSPAAAQSCTGNSCKIS